One stretch of Lacrimispora sphenoides DNA includes these proteins:
- a CDS encoding bL17 family ribosomal protein, protein MAGYRKLGKTSSQRKALIRSQVTALLYNGKIVTTEARAKEIRKVAEGLIALAVKEKDNFETVKVTAKVARKDKDGKRVKEVVNGKKVTVYDEVEKEIKKDLPSRLHARRQMLKVLYDVTEVPAQAAGRKKNTKSVDLPKKLFEEVAPKYVSRNGGYTRIVKIGQRKGDGAMAVVLELV, encoded by the coding sequence ATGGCAGGATATAGAAAGCTGGGAAAAACTTCCAGCCAGAGAAAAGCATTAATCAGAAGCCAGGTAACTGCATTATTATATAATGGCAAAATCGTGACAACAGAGGCAAGAGCAAAAGAAATCCGCAAGGTGGCTGAAGGCCTCATCGCTTTAGCGGTAAAAGAGAAAGACAACTTTGAGACTGTTAAGGTTACTGCAAAGGTTGCACGTAAAGATAAAGACGGCAAGAGAGTAAAAGAAGTTGTTAACGGCAAGAAAGTTACCGTATACGATGAAGTAGAGAAAGAGATCAAGAAAGACCTTCCTTCCAGACTTCACGCAAGAAGACAGATGTTAAAGGTTCTTTACGATGTAACAGAAGTTCCTGCACAGGCTGCTGGAAGAAAGAAAAATACAAAATCTGTTGATCTGCCAAAGAAACTGTTTGAAGAAGTTGCACCAAAGTACGTATCCCGCAACGGTGGTTACACACGTATCGTTAAGATCGGCCAGCGTAAGGGTGACGGAGCTATGGCAGTCGTGCTTGAACTGGTATAA
- a CDS encoding DNA-directed RNA polymerase subunit alpha, translating to MFDFEKPNIEIAEISEDKKYGKFVVEPLERGYGTTLGNSLRRIMLSSLPGAAVSQVKIDGVLHEFSSIPGVKEDVTEIIMNIKSLSIKNNSDTNEAKVAYIEFEGEGVITAADIQADPDIEVMNPEQIIATLSGGTDSKFYMELTITKGRGYVSADKNKSEDLPIGVIAVDSIYTPVERVNMTVENTRVGQVTDYDKLTLDVFTNGTSAPDEAVSLAAKVLSEHLNLFIDLSENAKTAEVMVEKEDNEKEKVLEMNIDELELSVRSYNCLKRAGINTVEELCNRTSEDMMKVRNLGRKSLEEVLAKLKELGLQLNPSDDAGV from the coding sequence GTGTTCGATTTTGAAAAACCAAACATTGAGATTGCTGAAATCTCAGAAGACAAGAAATATGGCAAATTTGTAGTTGAACCGCTTGAAAGAGGTTATGGCACGACTTTAGGAAATTCCTTGAGAAGAATCATGCTTTCTTCCTTACCGGGCGCTGCAGTAAGTCAGGTAAAAATCGACGGCGTTTTGCATGAATTCAGTTCTATTCCAGGAGTTAAGGAAGATGTGACTGAGATCATCATGAACATCAAGAGCTTATCTATTAAGAATAATAGCGATACCAACGAAGCTAAGGTTGCATACATTGAGTTTGAAGGCGAAGGCGTTATTACGGCTGCGGACATTCAGGCGGATCCGGATATTGAGGTCATGAATCCGGAACAGATCATTGCAACTCTCAGCGGCGGCACGGACAGCAAGTTCTATATGGAACTTACTATCACTAAGGGCCGTGGCTATGTAAGCGCAGACAAGAATAAGAGTGAAGATTTACCGATTGGCGTGATTGCCGTTGATTCTATCTATACACCAGTCGAGCGCGTCAACATGACGGTAGAAAACACCCGAGTAGGTCAGGTTACCGATTATGATAAGCTGACATTAGATGTTTTTACAAACGGTACTTCGGCACCGGATGAAGCGGTCAGCCTTGCCGCTAAGGTGCTCAGCGAGCACTTAAACCTGTTCATTGATTTATCTGAGAACGCCAAGACTGCAGAAGTTATGGTGGAAAAAGAGGATAATGAAAAGGAAAAGGTTCTGGAAATGAACATTGATGAACTGGAGCTTTCCGTCCGTTCATACAACTGTCTGAAGAGAGCCGGCATCAATACAGTAGAAGAACTGTGTAACCGTACCTCTGAGGATATGATGAAGGTTCGTAACCTGGGCCGCAAGTCTTTAGAAGAAGTGTTGGCTAAATTAAAAGAGTTAGGCTTGCAGCTTAACCCAAGCGATGATGCCGGTGTATAA
- the rpsM gene encoding 30S ribosomal protein S13, with product MARISGVDLPREKRVEIGLTYIYGIGRTSSNRILTEAGVSPDTRVKDLTDDEVKRISSVITDSQIVEGDLRREIAMNIKRLQEIGCYRGIRHRKSLPVRGQKTKTNARTRKGPRKTVANKKK from the coding sequence ATGGCTCGTATTTCAGGTGTTGATTTACCAAGAGAAAAACGTGTTGAGATCGGCTTGACCTATATCTACGGTATCGGCAGAACAAGTTCAAACCGCATCCTGACAGAGGCTGGCGTTAGTCCTGATACTCGTGTTAAGGACTTAACAGACGACGAAGTAAAAAGAATTTCATCAGTAATTACTGATTCTCAGATTGTTGAAGGTGATTTACGTAGAGAGATCGCTATGAACATCAAGAGACTTCAGGAAATCGGATGCTACCGTGGAATCCGTCATAGAAAGAGCCTGCCAGTTCGTGGTCAGAAGACAAAGACCAACGCAAGAACTCGTAAGGGTCCTAGAAAGACTGTAGCAAACAAGAAGAAATAA
- the rpsD gene encoding 30S ribosomal protein S4: protein MAVDRVPVLKRCRSLGLDPIYLGIDKKSNRELKRANRKMSEYGIQLREKQKAKFIYGVLEKPFRNYYAKASRMNGLVGENLMILLERRLDNVVFRMGFGRTRRETRQMVDHKSILVNGKCVNIPSYLIKAGDVIEVKEKCKANARFKSVQESTAGRMVPAWLDVDHENLRGTVKELPTRDEIDVPVNEMLIVELYSK from the coding sequence GTGGCAGTTGATAGAGTTCCTGTTCTTAAAAGATGTAGATCCCTTGGTCTTGATCCAATCTATTTAGGAATAGATAAAAAATCAAACAGAGAATTAAAAAGAGCTAACAGAAAGATGAGTGAGTACGGCATTCAGCTTAGAGAAAAGCAGAAAGCCAAATTCATCTACGGAGTTCTTGAGAAACCTTTCCGTAACTACTATGCGAAGGCTTCCAGAATGAATGGTCTTGTGGGTGAAAACCTGATGATCCTTCTTGAGAGAAGACTTGACAATGTAGTATTCCGTATGGGATTCGGAAGAACAAGAAGAGAGACCAGACAGATGGTTGACCACAAGAGCATTCTTGTAAACGGCAAATGCGTAAACATTCCTTCCTATTTAATTAAGGCTGGAGATGTGATCGAAGTTAAAGAGAAATGCAAAGCCAATGCAAGATTCAAAAGTGTTCAGGAATCAACCGCTGGACGTATGGTTCCGGCATGGCTTGATGTTGACCATGAGAATTTACGTGGTACTGTTAAAGAGTTACCAACAAGAGATGAGATTGATGTTCCGGTGAATGAAATGCTTATCGTCGAGTTGTACTCCAAATAA
- the rpsK gene encoding 30S ribosomal protein S11, translating into MAKKVSTTKKVTKKRVKKNVERGQAHIQSSFNNTIVTLTDTQGNALSWASAGGLGFRGSRKSTPYAAQMAAETATKAALIHGLKSVDVMVKGPGSGREAAIRALQACGLEVTSIKDVTPVPHNGCRPPKRRRV; encoded by the coding sequence ATGGCTAAAAAAGTGTCCACTACTAAAAAAGTGACAAAAAAGCGCGTAAAGAAAAACGTTGAACGCGGACAAGCACATATCCAGTCATCTTTTAATAACACGATCGTGACATTAACAGATACACAGGGTAATGCATTATCCTGGGCAAGTGCTGGTGGTCTTGGCTTCAGAGGTTCAAGGAAATCTACTCCATATGCAGCTCAGATGGCGGCAGAAACTGCTACTAAGGCAGCTCTTATACATGGTTTAAAATCAGTAGACGTTATGGTTAAAGGTCCTGGTTCAGGCCGTGAAGCAGCTATTCGCGCACTTCAGGCATGCGGATTAGAGGTAACCAGCATTAAGGATGTAACCCCGGTTCCACATAACGGTTGTCGTCCACCAAAACGTAGAAGAGTCTAA
- the rpmJ gene encoding 50S ribosomal protein L36 has protein sequence MKVRSSVKPICEKCKIIKRKGSIRVICENPKHKQRQG, from the coding sequence TTAGATCATCAGTCAAACCGATTTGCGAAAAATGCAAAATCATTAAGAGAAAAGGCAGTATCAGAGTAATCTGTGAAAATCCTAAGCATAAGCAGAGACAAGGTTAA